In one window of Methanosarcina vacuolata Z-761 DNA:
- a CDS encoding glycosyltransferase has translation MTSNKSVCIVGPSKRFLSGISYYTIRLANAMSVEKDVSVVCFRQLLPTFLFPGKSHVGKNISDLNFSPGIPVFNGMDYNNPLTWIQAYRFLKAQKPDIIVLQWWTSSIAHMQLLLKIFAGFLNKPKIIIEFHEVVDPFEESILPIRLYSKITGKLLRKNLDAYITHSESDKELVAKRYSISPEKIHVIPHGLYDQYGELLDIKEARRNLSIKDDFVILSFGLIRKYKGTPYLIRAFEQLPPKILEKSRLLIVGEIWEDRKELLDQIKASPFHDKITLVDEYVPDEKVNLYFSAADVVVLPYLRASQSGIAHIAMSFGKPVVVSEVGGLKESMANYEGTFFVPPADIDSIREAILNQFGERKHYEAPDQKWDRIINCYIELIQSI, from the coding sequence ATGACATCTAATAAAAGCGTTTGCATAGTCGGACCTTCGAAACGTTTTTTGAGCGGTATCAGTTATTACACTATCCGTCTGGCAAATGCCATGTCTGTGGAAAAAGACGTCTCAGTAGTTTGCTTTCGGCAGTTGCTTCCAACTTTTCTGTTTCCCGGAAAATCCCATGTTGGAAAGAATATTTCTGACCTGAATTTTTCACCCGGGATACCTGTCTTTAACGGCATGGACTATAACAATCCACTGACCTGGATTCAAGCATACCGCTTTCTTAAGGCACAAAAACCGGATATTATAGTTTTGCAGTGGTGGACTTCCTCGATTGCGCATATGCAGCTTCTGCTAAAGATATTTGCAGGTTTTCTGAATAAACCTAAAATAATTATAGAATTTCATGAAGTTGTAGATCCTTTTGAAGAATCAATACTTCCAATCAGGTTATACTCAAAAATAACAGGAAAACTGCTGCGTAAAAACCTTGATGCATATATTACTCATTCCGAGTCCGATAAAGAGCTTGTTGCAAAAAGATACTCTATTTCCCCTGAAAAAATTCATGTGATCCCACATGGACTTTATGACCAGTACGGAGAATTGCTTGACATAAAAGAAGCAAGAAGAAATCTCTCGATAAAGGACGATTTCGTTATACTTTCTTTCGGGTTAATTCGAAAATATAAGGGAACTCCCTACCTCATCAGGGCCTTCGAACAACTGCCCCCTAAAATTCTCGAAAAAAGCCGGTTATTGATTGTCGGGGAAATCTGGGAAGACCGCAAGGAATTACTTGACCAGATTAAAGCTTCTCCTTTTCATGATAAGATTACACTTGTAGACGAATATGTTCCTGACGAGAAAGTAAACCTGTATTTCAGTGCTGCCGATGTAGTAGTCCTGCCTTACCTGAGAGCTTCTCAGAGTGGAATTGCGCATATCGCCATGTCTTTTGGAAAGCCTGTTGTTGTTTCCGAAGTAGGTGGCTTAAAAGAATCAATGGCTAACTATGAAGGCACTTTTTTCGTACCCCCTGCGGATATCGATTCTATCAGAGAAGCTATTCTCAACCAGTTCGGAGAGAGAAAGCACTACGAAGCTCCTGATCAGAAATGGGATAGAATTATAAACTGTTACATAGAATTAATACAATCTATTTAA
- a CDS encoding glycosyltransferase family 4 protein — protein sequence MKIAQICPRYSPDIGGVETHVKEISERLVKAGHDVEVITTDPTGQLRKQEIINGVRVIRFRSFAPGNAYYFAPQIYTYLKKHDYDIIHAHSYHAFPAFFASLSRHSGKFVFTPHYHRHGHTAFRDLLHKPYRLFGKIIFSRADSVICVSEYEKKLVESDFEVAAKTVKIPNGINLTEFEGLRQPEKSLNRNAEREKILLYVGRLEEYKGVQYIIQSLPELQDFRLRIIGKGPYEAELRNMAKSSGVEARVEWLKDLSRKELLERYADADIFLMLSSHEAYGITVAEALAAEIPCIVAKGSALEEFVDGRNCIGIENPVSKEKVVRALQDLMENKRRQSKNEQEKVDEKNYGLYSIIDWDEVTQKIITVYESTFNQ from the coding sequence TTGAAAATAGCCCAGATATGTCCCCGTTATTCTCCTGACATAGGTGGAGTGGAAACTCATGTCAAAGAAATTAGTGAAAGGCTGGTTAAAGCAGGGCACGATGTGGAGGTTATAACAACCGATCCCACGGGACAATTGAGAAAACAAGAGATAATAAATGGAGTAAGGGTTATAAGGTTCAGATCTTTTGCTCCGGGAAATGCGTACTACTTCGCTCCTCAAATCTATACTTATCTCAAAAAGCACGACTACGATATAATTCATGCCCATAGTTATCATGCTTTTCCTGCATTTTTCGCATCATTAAGCAGGCACAGCGGAAAATTTGTGTTTACGCCGCATTATCACAGGCACGGCCATACCGCATTCCGCGATTTACTGCACAAGCCGTACAGGCTTTTTGGAAAGATTATCTTCTCCAGGGCAGATTCCGTAATATGTGTCTCAGAGTATGAAAAGAAACTTGTAGAATCCGATTTTGAGGTTGCCGCAAAAACCGTAAAGATCCCTAACGGAATAAACCTTACAGAGTTTGAAGGTTTGAGGCAGCCGGAAAAAAGCTTAAACAGGAACGCTGAAAGAGAAAAGATTCTTCTCTATGTGGGCCGCCTGGAAGAATATAAAGGGGTACAGTACATTATTCAGAGTTTGCCTGAACTTCAGGATTTCCGGTTGAGAATCATTGGAAAGGGGCCTTACGAAGCTGAGCTTCGCAATATGGCTAAAAGTTCAGGGGTGGAAGCAAGGGTTGAATGGTTAAAAGATCTGTCAAGAAAAGAACTTCTTGAACGCTATGCAGATGCGGATATATTTTTAATGCTTTCTTCTCATGAAGCATATGGAATAACGGTTGCTGAGGCACTGGCTGCAGAAATTCCCTGTATAGTGGCAAAAGGGAGTGCACTTGAGGAGTTTGTTGACGGAAGAAACTGTATTGGGATTGAGAATCCGGTTTCAAAGGAGAAGGTCGTAAGAGCATTGCAAGATTTAATGGAAAATAAAAGAAGACAAAGTAAGAACGAACAAGAAAAGGTAGACGAGAAAAATTATGGCTTGTATTCGATAATAGACTGGGATGAAGTAACTCAAAAAATAATAACGGTCTATGAGTCAACTTTTAATCAGTAA
- a CDS encoding glycosyltransferase family 2 protein encodes MKEQLVSIILPTYNRSELIKRCINSVLNQTYTNWELIISDDGSKDETPVVVRECTKLDPRIKAKINEVNHGTPSNRNIGLSLAKGSLIFFIEDDLILFPDCVETLVNTYNSLVSSGIKVGAVVPKLLEDNPISHINADLHKKEATEKKLPFVFNKWTGEVYNNYTEDFNEVQETVTGHACCLYNRSALEEIGGYEEKAYKGTYSREETDLNFRLRKAGYKFFFQPKAASEHRKIKTGGSRQSNEFKFYYYHMRNHVVFLIRIFGIKAMYMVPCFIANVGFRLLKNLYKKP; translated from the coding sequence ATGAAAGAACAGCTTGTATCCATAATTTTACCGACTTATAACAGGTCTGAATTGATAAAAAGATGCATTAATTCAGTACTGAATCAGACATATACTAATTGGGAGTTAATTATTTCTGATGATGGTTCTAAAGATGAAACTCCTGTTGTTGTTAGAGAATGTACAAAACTCGACCCGCGTATTAAAGCCAAAATAAATGAAGTTAACCACGGAACTCCGAGCAACCGGAATATTGGTTTATCTTTAGCCAAAGGGAGCCTTATTTTCTTCATAGAAGATGACTTAATTCTTTTTCCTGACTGTGTTGAAACCCTGGTAAATACGTACAATTCGCTTGTTTCATCAGGAATTAAAGTCGGAGCAGTGGTTCCAAAGTTACTTGAAGATAACCCGATTTCACACATTAATGCCGACCTTCATAAAAAAGAAGCTACTGAAAAAAAATTGCCCTTTGTTTTTAATAAGTGGACAGGCGAAGTATATAATAATTATACTGAGGACTTTAACGAAGTTCAGGAAACTGTCACGGGTCACGCGTGTTGTTTGTATAATCGGAGCGCCCTGGAAGAAATAGGCGGCTACGAAGAAAAAGCATACAAAGGCACATACAGCAGGGAAGAAACCGACCTGAACTTCAGGCTGCGCAAAGCAGGTTATAAATTCTTTTTTCAACCAAAAGCCGCATCTGAACACCGAAAAATAAAAACAGGTGGGTCAAGGCAGTCAAATGAGTTTAAATTTTATTATTATCACATGCGAAACCATGTTGTATTTTTGATCAGGATTTTTGGGATTAAAGCAATGTATATGGTGCCTTGTTTTATAGCAAACGTTGGGTTCAGGTTGCTTAAAAATTTATACAAAAAACCGTGA
- a CDS encoding glycosyltransferase, whose translation MDVKKKMKISIITPSFNSEEYILNNLKSVHLDQKGDFSVEQIIVDGGSKDKTIDIINTFRDSHKADIKLIVGKDKSMYDAINKGIKAMSGDIWACLNTDDEYNPEIFSVIVEEFRKNKDVDVIYGYIDNVDENGKFQYTSYLPQFDLDFLVLSRGCRCINQPSTFLKKTVVERVGYFDLTYRYASDYDYLIRVGNQCNVKRLNRSFTKFMVRGSSLSSGTGSKTTLEKEAETISKFYIDKYGIKPKNLYIQYLGFCLNHIRPNNLPYILKKLPKITILVLTLKIFRY comes from the coding sequence GTGGATGTGAAGAAAAAAATGAAAATCTCAATAATAACTCCGTCTTTTAATTCTGAAGAATATATCCTGAATAACCTGAAAAGTGTTCATCTGGATCAAAAAGGTGATTTTTCAGTAGAACAGATCATTGTCGATGGAGGGAGTAAGGATAAGACTATTGATATTATTAACACTTTCAGGGACTCTCACAAAGCTGATATTAAGTTAATTGTCGGTAAAGACAAAAGCATGTATGATGCCATAAATAAAGGCATAAAAGCAATGTCTGGAGATATATGGGCTTGCTTAAACACTGACGATGAATATAACCCTGAAATATTCTCAGTAATTGTTGAGGAATTTAGAAAAAACAAGGATGTAGACGTTATATATGGTTATATTGATAACGTTGATGAAAACGGAAAGTTCCAATATACCTCATACTTACCTCAATTTGACCTGGATTTCCTCGTCTTAAGCCGTGGATGTCGTTGTATCAATCAACCTTCTACTTTTTTAAAAAAGACAGTTGTGGAGAGAGTTGGATACTTTGACCTTACCTACAGGTATGCATCAGATTATGATTATCTTATTAGAGTCGGAAATCAATGTAATGTTAAACGGCTAAACAGAAGTTTTACAAAATTTATGGTTCGTGGTTCTTCCCTGTCATCTGGAACAGGTTCAAAAACAACTCTTGAAAAAGAGGCAGAAACGATTTCTAAATTTTATATTGACAAATACGGGATTAAACCTAAAAATCTATATATTCAATATTTGGGTTTTTGTTTAAATCACATAAGACCAAATAACTTACCTTATATCCTTAAAAAGCTCCCAAAAATAACTATCCTGGTTTTGACCCTAAAGATTTTTAGATATTAA
- a CDS encoding glycosyltransferase family 4 protein yields the protein MNVLYDYSIFQLQRYGGISRYFYEMISCLSMKNEINVNLFEGFHINEYEFQKNKENFGRYRGYKTFPFPGSGYLFDTLNRIWFNHVYDDFSNLNIFHPTYYRGDLSRFKKSPVVLTVHDMIHELYSDQYSKNDPEMKYKKLSINSADAIICVSMNTKEDLLKFYDFPEENIWVVYHGSSLNRSMLLDPGRIVNEDIMKKPYFLYVGKRDGYKNFLMLLDVYATRFADDFHLVCFGGGKFNETELGILNKLKLSSKVIQVDGSDEFLASLYKYAFCLIYPSLYEGFGIPPLEAMSLGCPVIASKTSSIPEVVRGGGILFDPFSKDDLIRSIDSLMNPNIRSHWISKGFEQEKKFSWNRTTNETLNVYESIIS from the coding sequence ATGAATGTACTATATGATTACTCAATATTTCAACTTCAACGTTATGGAGGAATCTCCAGATATTTCTATGAGATGATAAGTTGTCTCTCTATGAAGAATGAAATCAATGTCAATTTATTTGAAGGTTTTCACATTAATGAGTATGAATTTCAGAAGAATAAAGAGAATTTTGGACGGTATCGCGGGTATAAAACGTTTCCTTTTCCAGGTAGCGGTTATTTATTCGACACATTGAACAGAATATGGTTTAATCACGTTTATGATGATTTTTCAAATTTAAATATTTTTCATCCAACTTATTACAGGGGAGATTTAAGCAGGTTCAAAAAATCACCCGTAGTATTAACAGTACACGATATGATTCATGAGTTATATAGTGACCAATATAGTAAAAATGATCCTGAAATGAAGTACAAAAAATTATCAATTAACTCTGCTGACGCAATAATCTGTGTTTCTATGAATACTAAAGAGGACTTACTCAAGTTTTATGATTTTCCTGAAGAAAATATCTGGGTAGTCTATCATGGAAGTTCTCTTAATAGATCTATGCTTCTTGATCCTGGAAGAATTGTCAATGAAGATATTATGAAGAAACCCTACTTTTTATACGTAGGAAAGCGAGATGGATATAAAAACTTCTTAATGCTGCTGGATGTTTATGCCACTCGTTTTGCAGATGATTTTCATCTCGTTTGTTTTGGAGGAGGCAAATTTAATGAAACAGAACTGGGTATACTTAATAAACTCAAGCTTTCGAGTAAGGTTATTCAAGTAGATGGTTCTGATGAATTCTTGGCATCTTTGTACAAATATGCATTCTGTTTAATTTATCCTTCTTTATATGAAGGGTTTGGTATTCCCCCCCTTGAAGCTATGTCTTTAGGGTGCCCGGTAATTGCAAGCAAGACCAGTTCAATTCCTGAGGTGGTTAGAGGAGGAGGAATATTATTCGATCCGTTTTCAAAGGATGATTTAATTCGTTCAATAGATTCATTAATGAACCCAAATATAAGATCTCACTGGATATCAAAGGGATTTGAACAGGAAAAAAAATTCAGTTGGAATAGAACTACAAATGAAACACTTAACGTTTATGAATCTATAATATCCTAA
- a CDS encoding tetratricopeptide repeat protein, translated as MVKMAITAKIDKLTKTTKTANTLKELNRSAEENCKKGRISFKVGKFEDALAAYGEAADAWKEMADMLFEKGKEARGKEFLDKNLETISCYGMVLFKLERYEEALEIVDSALELKPENPTEWSNRGFVLSALDRNEEALEAFEKALAFDPKSSKILTSQGIVYFRMGLLKKALETFDEALVIEPGKASDWACKVPRFSFLSRNEAPIMKPDNAETWYWKGNALLELGEKEKALNAFRNALENDHEHLNSLLSGGDLLCEFAEYGEAFKCYIRALKLSPGNEAAEKGKEFCEEKINE; from the coding sequence ATGGTAAAAATGGCAATAACGGCAAAAATTGATAAACTGACAAAAACGACAAAAACGGCAAATACCCTTAAGGAGCTTAACAGGTCGGCAGAAGAAAACTGCAAAAAAGGCAGAATTTCCTTTAAGGTAGGGAAGTTCGAAGACGCACTTGCTGCCTATGGAGAAGCAGCTGATGCCTGGAAAGAAATGGCAGATATGCTTTTCGAAAAAGGAAAAGAGGCCCGAGGGAAAGAGTTTCTTGATAAAAACCTGGAGACCATATCATGTTACGGGATGGTTCTTTTCAAGCTTGAAAGATATGAAGAAGCTCTGGAGATTGTTGATTCCGCCCTTGAACTTAAGCCTGAAAACCCTACCGAGTGGTCCAACCGGGGTTTCGTGCTCTCAGCTCTGGACCGGAACGAAGAAGCCCTTGAAGCTTTCGAAAAAGCGCTTGCATTTGACCCGAAATCCTCCAAAATCCTGACTAGCCAGGGCATAGTATATTTCAGGATGGGGCTTCTAAAAAAAGCTCTTGAGACTTTTGACGAAGCCCTGGTAATCGAACCCGGGAAAGCTTCGGACTGGGCCTGCAAGGTTCCCAGGTTCAGTTTCTTATCCCGAAATGAAGCACCTATTATGAAGCCTGACAATGCTGAGACATGGTACTGGAAAGGCAACGCACTTCTTGAGCTTGGAGAAAAGGAAAAAGCCCTTAATGCCTTCAGGAACGCTCTTGAAAACGACCACGAACACCTCAACTCTCTTCTTAGCGGAGGGGATTTGCTCTGCGAATTTGCTGAGTACGGTGAGGCTTTCAAGTGTTATATACGGGCCCTGAAACTCAGCCCTGGAAATGAAGCCGCTGAGAAAGGAAAAGAGTTTTGTGAAGAGAAAATTAATGAGTGA
- the carA gene encoding glutamine-hydrolyzing carbamoyl-phosphate synthase small subunit, translating to MKAVLGLEDGTVIRGTGFGAEGTACGELVFTTQFTGYEEALTDPSYKGQILMFTYPLIGNYGVSGERVQSDNMHAEGLVVREACKKPYHYKSSRSIHKFLEDEGKPGIEGVDTRMLTIRARERGTMRAALITGSDDGEEAVDVARNSPQLTDEELISLVTCKEPYFIPGAEGAWKGGSKRKHAVIVDLGIKRNIINNLHRRGIDLTLVPATAKPSEIAGYEPDLLFISNGPGDPEKATDAINAVKAFAGTIPVCGICFGHQIISLAMGAKTYKLKFGHRGGNQPVKDLIENKIFITSQNHGYAVDAYSLDGTGLYVKYLNANDKTVEGVSHKDLDIFSVQFHPEAQAGPMDTEETFFGKVVNVLGGEI from the coding sequence ATGAAAGCAGTACTAGGCTTAGAAGACGGAACAGTTATTAGGGGCACCGGTTTTGGTGCCGAAGGCACAGCTTGCGGCGAACTTGTTTTTACCACTCAATTCACTGGATATGAGGAGGCTCTAACAGATCCTTCTTACAAGGGTCAGATTTTAATGTTTACTTACCCCCTTATCGGAAACTACGGTGTCAGCGGGGAGCGCGTCCAGTCCGATAACATGCATGCGGAAGGGCTTGTTGTAAGGGAGGCCTGCAAAAAGCCCTATCATTATAAATCATCCCGTTCGATCCACAAATTTTTAGAGGATGAAGGAAAGCCGGGGATTGAAGGCGTGGACACCCGGATGCTCACTATCAGAGCAAGGGAGCGTGGGACCATGAGGGCAGCCCTTATCACAGGCAGCGACGACGGGGAAGAGGCTGTTGATGTAGCAAGGAACTCTCCACAGCTCACGGATGAGGAACTTATCTCCCTTGTAACCTGTAAAGAACCATATTTCATTCCCGGAGCAGAAGGTGCCTGGAAAGGAGGCAGCAAACGCAAACATGCGGTTATAGTTGACCTCGGGATAAAACGAAATATCATAAACAACCTTCACAGGCGGGGAATTGACCTCACTCTGGTTCCTGCAACTGCAAAACCCTCGGAAATTGCAGGTTACGAACCTGACCTCCTTTTTATCTCAAACGGGCCAGGAGATCCCGAAAAAGCAACGGATGCGATCAATGCCGTAAAGGCTTTTGCAGGTACGATTCCGGTTTGCGGGATCTGTTTCGGGCACCAGATTATCTCCCTTGCTATGGGAGCAAAAACCTACAAGTTGAAATTCGGGCACAGGGGAGGAAATCAGCCAGTAAAGGACCTGATTGAAAACAAGATTTTCATAACTTCCCAGAACCATGGGTATGCAGTTGATGCGTACTCTCTTGACGGCACAGGGCTCTATGTAAAATACCTGAATGCAAATGACAAAACCGTAGAAGGGGTTTCCCACAAAGACCTGGATATTTTCAGTGTACAGTTCCATCCCGAAGCCCAGGCAGGGCCTATGGATACCGAGGAAACGTTCTTCGGCAAGGTTGTAAATGTCCTCGGAGGTGAGATTTAA